A single genomic interval of Halorubrum aethiopicum harbors:
- a CDS encoding DUF7563 family protein, translated as MTLLRSHGSRSNCLHREAHVPSDFRRVHGNDEDRTHRCPECDSWSRIFDGSAAGKDVPTPDPETSPARNAGEPWDGGLSG; from the coding sequence GTGACGTTGCTCCGATCTCACGGTAGCCGGAGCAACTGCCTCCATCGTGAGGCGCACGTCCCGAGCGACTTCCGGCGAGTCCACGGTAACGACGAGGATCGGACGCACCGGTGTCCCGAGTGTGACTCGTGGTCTCGGATCTTCGACGGGAGCGCAGCCGGCAAGGACGTGCCGACGCCTGATCCCGAGACGAGCCCCGCCCGCAACGCCGGCGAGCCGTGGGACGGAGGGCTCTCGGGATGA